One window from the genome of Daphnia pulex isolate KAP4 chromosome 9, ASM2113471v1 encodes:
- the LOC124202038 gene encoding protein furry-like isoform X6 — protein MAEILSIRDLPDDNSLSVAAESSLTNSQSIKDDVSPTFEVPKVVEIVSNGDKLESDRPIGERQSPDGQEEESDSNITVKALDEQSPTSGDGQGEDVMRDVIPSSNILPWYARKERSIHTPTSVQVETSLKPGEYVMRNLFAEFVIQADKKITSVMAEAFDRSLSKSLQRGEDAQFDQLLSSFGSVAEHCLPSLLRTLFAWFERQGIEWMPGNEHKQKGDTKRSNASEIFALSEEEYIMERRDLAVQFILCLVLIEVLKQLPVHPGHEDLVNYIENLAFKNFKYRDGVQNSPNAANMLVIADLYAEVIGVLAQSRFHSVRKRFVSELKELRSREPSPATTQAIISLLMGMKFFRVKMVPIEEFEASFQFMQECAHYFLEVKDKDIKHSLAGLFVEILVPVAATVKHEVNVPCLKNFVEMLYPPTIDLATKNKHRLALFPLVTCLLCVGQKMFFLSNWHCFLAMCLNHLKNRDPQFSRVALESLYRLLWVYMIRIKCESNSATLSRLLSIVNSLFPKGSKSVVPRDTPLNIFVKIIQFIAQERLDFAMREIVFDLLSVARPVKIILTPERMNIGLRAFLVIADSLQKKEGEPPMPRTVGALPSGSTMRVKKTYLSKMLTEDAARSIGMSAYYPYMRKVLNGILRALDGQFGRPLIMTNLQNTNKEPDEMMSGERKPKIDLFRTCVAAMPRLIPDGMSRSELVELLSRITLHMDEELRTLAFQCLQNIVVDFPVWREDVLYGYIQFIVKEVPDTSPQLLDNVLRILLQLLSTWRNGVITATHRSPQEEPPSTISKLETASALRAAEGLALVMLCQCRLPPRRVSALILKEVKLLLKAFGLTSRDEEPVLDVMDSCCAAVLDKWSHLLPSSERAALQNVDLQWLSERSSPVWTSGVIDDSANKGSVAANSVSGVDVWSSCLCSFLEKNRVTSHCLSATANAWTIVFTRLNSLYIVVDPTPVSDNRASLLRSAATVKRPVNERDVYLHLWKNYVAFACRVVPPSTNPVLRCASPDISLSSSPDGMSTDRSEVRSSGGTVSPSSLYKLIVPLIRCEVSDMRSTVVNALGMINHAANRDLMEELVLYIREALDRKQGNVRRQRRRDALRLQLVRIFQLIANRGTFGMSYVNGEGNPLHPVVIEFLDGMRQCLELDTDRDSVAGREVRSCFALFVTNLIDCFPLDLRPSLLKRDLRQQLFILFAGWSGKFGRPFGFNSSSAAKEQEPTELELTAVEAMSSVLCCGPCFNRQGLTEDNHSDVYSWLDILLASKNDKVYGLAQETVVLLLEFNPDISPLLDWVVDRCYTGNAQVADGCFLALATIFSAREYPCDHYTAIINVTLMSTGCPRTIIHEVALQLLQVLDARFFGSGPSLPLAFGDLDSEATERAEGGISTLDALLATTYSRSQIYLSRQLAQLHPELTMPMFSEITHRLQTARPTVRQLLFRYLLPWLCNMELVDPNLPPMSSGYNYPTYCADLGRSVPGAAPNNMAGDANDTGHREGWGSAEATEMVLNNLFYVTVKFGDDHPKELEDVWAELCTCWPTNLRVILRYLFIVTGMAPAELLPYAKRVVIYLGRARPERLLDELINELQTIETMSCLIERTETPPFFRVTSLRKTSSHWGESGTEPAAPSGSSGGQINRPEDASLGIGGLNVEKGTIHTKRHSSEDPGMLTLSAAAVVAGSVCNATIPAVSKVCSSPRLDRSRSHNDADTINVTKKVVLEEHPSTINPTNNDYEASQPHPLPMPEYGGYFAPLTEFLPNSSQPVNGFHRCNLAVMFLVDLVVEGMEQGSEVDWSVHLPLVLHMAILGLDHTRPLVSEHCKQLLLNLLLVLADHGDHLTVAKVLLQTRTEQLKYGLTTSTLPVQKHNFTEPDLEFDSYLHAPFMQLGTPTWSSSETGEDLSGDDDDSTEMPATVALSDVIKSLVYFISSRPGQPLWSYEDITSKVWSVRSAEQLDVFVQHICRVFSESLPHSHLEERWAQVALHLALSSPSRHYAGRSLQIFRGLRVPITSRMLTDILSRLVETAAEQGEDMQGYVTELVLTLEASVESLETDFRPMDVARDIFKSTPNLNNKECGSPFLERVSGANLTRRHAFYGRTHLSAGNAPYSHIRSTSYTAACGDRKAGNNDLKDQMRGRSSSGNANGVTLFAGSSLSRSRSAQSLKALETGLVQDDKLAILAQLFWIAVCLLESDYEHEFLLALRLLERVLHRLPLDRPDCRDRVEKMLPQLKWNNFTGVHAIVLKGCTSPNVSTYESTLSLLSQFTPFLEIALMDPSIGSAFAINVMALLPYMVANYEDATPLCIRSAENIAHVSTEKGKKMENLATVMTLYSRRTFSKESFQWTKCVVKYLHDSYGYLTLPMVTFLVEVLERGPNSMQGAVLSILHCLLHYVDFNLSSNAQQVNADLLRVIAKYIEGAHWKEALKILKLAVTRSSSLVAPPSSASGPSSGWGSDSNASSFSDSELFVKKELPGRTMEFTYDLSQTPIIGRRHAGLTAESYRPKDPFTSASEADTKVSASKEEKGTGNGASSPRRSVSLSSADSSSISGWKRPWLSQARVRESLVNLLTAFGQRVGLPKSPSVIFSQSSELLERQSSMASSMEEVSTQQDLSGDSKLDDSVTTDQQFGVFKDFDFLEYELESQEDEGMDQFNWGVHRHSLSSLNAEGEKENTAQATPSHSSRKDHGIEESSDDDMGSVSPLDDMEAGLGHSINEFPSMTITRDLPSSLPLDLNSSHSEIHSDSSQSECSEGDGGDVTPCNLSPCIIGPMASVTPPNFMRAEDTATQPHSSLEDIDPTWRTHFQVLVSEGGPSQLVSSLHYLPKLFRDVRAKVLSATRECCHYLQNSQGNGAAVLRQICANFQATADVVATRCECPFIFCESSLNDWAHSRYWKRLRFTLMEFYEHSETCTDRREHALECLGLVQSTLKLQMMGETFPEQTHDEQHYDLCRYLYRLHFQVLLFMENSAKLVNALQNVATAHEMLDMSSDIGLIRMGLYQALEEIELDSLDGSQATPTDMSLNDASIQEEMNIKELEYNLLELLMNKRFVKALRLTRQYRQCWPHDYFGTSDDEELAAIMRVYGRYIASKKSCAIIATCPDESSLADSSGVIMDFNMQTQSTLKALEKSLMIISDSRSDRSDYSVRKTEC, from the exons ATGGCGGAAATTCTTAGTATTCGTGATCTACCGGATGACAACTCGCTGA gTGTTGCAGCAGAGTCTAGCCTAACCAATTCACAATCAATTAAAG ACGATGTTAGTCCAACGTTTGAAGTTCCCAAGGTGGTTGAAATCGTTTCCAATGGTGATAAGCTGGAATCAGATAGGCCTATTGGAGAAAGGCAGAGTCCTGatggacaagaagaagaatcagatTCCAATATTACTGTGAAAGCACTTG ACGAACAATCTCCAACATCTGGAGATGGTCAAGGAGAAGATGTGATGAGAGATGTCATTCCCAGTAGCAATATTTTACCATGGTATGCAAGGAAAGAAAGATCAATACATACCCCTACCAGTGTCCAAGTAGAAACATCGTTAAAGCCAGGAGAATATGTCATGAGAAATTTGTTTGCTGAATTTGTCATTCAAGCAGATAAGAAAATTACTAGTGTGATGGCTGAAGCCTTT GATCGTTCGTTGTCAAAATCATTACAAAGAGGAGAAGATGCCCAGTTCGATCAATTACTCAGTTCCTTTGGATCGGTAGCAGAACATTGTCTCCCCTCCCTTTTGCGGACATTGTTTGCTTGGTTTGAGAGACAAGGCATTGAGTGGATGCCTGGTAATGAACACAAGCAAAAAGGAGATACTAAACGAAG TAATGCATCTGAGATTTTCGCGTTATCAGAAGAGGAATACATAATGGAACGCAGAGATCTTGCAGTGCAATTCATTCTGTGTCTTGTCCTGATTGAAGTTTTGAAACAACTGCCAGTCCATCCAGGACATGAAGATCTCGTCAACTACATTGAAAATTTGGCTTTCAAAAACTTCAAATATCGCGATGG CGTACAGAATAGTCCAAATGCAGCAAACATGTTGGTTATTGCTGACCTCTATGCTGAAGTTATTGGAGTATTGGCACAGTCGCGCTTTCACTCGGTCCGCAAGCGATTCGTGTCTGAACTTAAAGAACTCAGATCCAGGGAGCCTTCTCCTGCTACAACTCAAGCCATTATCTCACTCTTGATGGGCATGAAATTCTTCCGAGTCAAG ATGGTGCCAATTGAAGAATTTGAAGCTTCTTTCCAATTTATGCAAGAATGTGCTCACTATTTTTTAGAAGTAAAAGATAAAGACATAAAGCACAGTCTTGCCGGACTGTTTGTTGAGATTCTTGTCCCGGTTGCTGCC ACTGTCAAGCACGAGGTAAACGTCCCGTGTTTGAAGAATTTTGTCGAAATGCTTTATCCTCCGACGATCGATTTAGccacgaaaaacaaacatcgcTTGGCACTGTTTCCTCTGGTCACATGTTTACTATGTGTGGgccagaaaatgtttttcctgtCTAATTGGCATTGCTTTTTAGCTATGTGCTTAAATCATTTGAAGAATCGAGACCCTCAGTTTTCACGTGTTGCTCTGG AATCTTTATACCGCCTGCTTTGGGTCTACATGATAAGGATAAAATGTGAGAGCAATAGCGCTACGCTTTCTCGTCTTCTCAGCATCGTGAATTCTCTATTTCCCAAGGGCTCAAAATCGGTTGTCCCTCGGGATACACCTCTTAAtattttcgtcaaaatcaTCCAGTTTATCGCTCAG GAACGTCTTGACTTTGCTATGAGAGAGATCGTCTTCGATTTGCTTTCCGTGGCTAGACCCGTCAAGATTATCTTGACACCGGAAAGGATGAATATTGGTCTTCGAGCCTTTTTGGTTATTGCGGATAGCttgcaaaagaaagaaggcgAGCCGCCTATGCCAAGGACGGTGGGAGCTCTTCCCTCCGGCAGTACCATGCGTGTCAAAAAGACTTACTTGAGCAAA ATGTTAACCGAAGATGCTGCACGAAGTATTGGAATGAGCGCGTATTATCCGTACATGAGGAAAGTGCTGAATGGTATCCTACGAGCGTTAGATGGTCAGTTCGGTCGCCCCTTGATCATGACGAATCTGCAAAACACTAACAAG GAACCCGACGAAATGATGAGCGGAGAGCGGAAACccaaaattgatttgttcCGAACATGCGTAGCAGCCATGCCACGCTTGATTCCCGATGGAATGTCTCGAAGTGAATTAGTCGAATTACTTTCGCGAATTACACTGCACATGGATGAAGAACTTCGTACTCTTGCCTTCCAGTGCTTGCAGAACATCGTCGTTGACTTTCCCGTATGGCGAGAAGATGTTCTCTAtg GATACATCCAGTTTATCGTAAAAGAAGTCCCGGATACATCGCCGCAATTACTAGACAATGTGCTCCGAATCCTGTTGCAGCTTCTTAGCACTTGGCGGAATGGCGTAATTACTGCAACACATCGCTCCCCTCAAGAAGAACCTCCCAGTACCATTTCG aaattggaaACTGCCAGTGCATTACGTGCAGCGGAAGGTCTGGCATTAGTAATGCTGTGCCAGTGCCGTCTACCACCTCGACGAGTTTCGGCTCTGATTTTGAAAGAAGTTAAGCTGCTCTTGAAAGCATTTG GATTGACGAGTCGAGATGAAGAACCCGTGCTCGATGTAATGGATAGCTGCTGTGCTGCCGTCTTGGATAAATGGAGTCATTTATTGCCGTCGTCGGAGAGAGCAGCACTGCAAAATGTGGATTTGCAATGGTTGTCGGAGCGTTCATCTCCCGTGTGGACTTCAG GAGTGATCGATGATAGTGCCAACAAAGGAAGTGTTGCGGCCAATAGTGTCAGCGGCGTAGATGTCTGGTCATCATGCTTGTGTTCATTCCTGGAGAAAAATCGGGTGACTTCGCACTGCCTTTCAGCTACAGCCAATGCATGGACCATCGTCTTCACTCGTCTGAATTCGTTGTATATTGTGGTTGATCCAAC TCCCGTTTCGGATAACCGTGCTTCACTCCTAAGAAGCGCAGCCACTGTTAAACGCCCTGTTAACGAACGTGATGTCTATCTTCACCTGTGGAAGAATTACGTGGCTTTTGCATGTCGAGTGGTGCCTCCCTCCACAAACCCTGTTCTACGTTGCGCCTCGCCCGACATTAGCTTAAG TTCGTCTCCCGACGGAATGTCTACGGACAGGAGTGAAGTCCGCAGCTCGGGCGGAACTGTCTCACCTTCTTCGCTGTACAAATTGATTGTGCCGTTGATACGATGTGAAGTGTCAGATATGCGCAGCACTGTTGTTAATGCTTTGGGGATGATTAATCACGCAGCAAACAG aGATTTGATGGAAGAGCTTGTCCTTTATATCCGCGAAGCCCTTGACCGCAAACAAGGCAATGTTAGACGACAGCGTAGACGAGACGCCCTTCGACTGCAGTTGGTCCGAATTTTTCAACTAATTGCCAATCGGGGAACCTTTGGAATGAG tTACGTGAATGGAGAAGGAAATCCTCTTCACCCAGTTGTCATTGAATTCTTGGACGGAATGAGGCAATGCCTGGAATTGGATACGGACCGCGATTCTGTGGCAGGACGGGAAGTTCGCTCTTGTTTCGCTCTATTCGTCACcaatttgattgattgctTCCCTC TCGATTTGCGCCCCAGTCTGTTGAAGCGCGATCTGCGACAGCagctttttattctatttgcGGGATGGAGCGGCAAATTTGGTCGGCCTTTTGGCTTTAATTCATCCAGTGCTGCCAAAGAGCAGGAGCCTACCGAGCTTGAATTGACGGCTGTAGAGGCCATGAGTTCCGTTTTGTGTTGCGGCCCATGCTTCAATCGTCAGGGTTTAACAGAAGACAACCACAGCGATGTGTACTCTTGGTTGGACATTCTTTTAGCTTCTAAAAACGACAAG GTTTATGGGTTAGCCCAGGAGACAGTTGTGCTTCTGCTCGAGTTTAATCCGGATATAAGTCCCTTGTTAGACTGGGTGGTCGACCGCTGCTATACCGGAAACGCTCAAGTGGCCGATGGTTGCTTTCTAGCTTTAGCTACAATATTTAGTGCTAGGGAGTATCCCTGTGACCATTATACGGCTATTATCAACGTCACGCTAATGTCGACTGGCTGCCCTCGAACAATTATTCACGAAGTGGCACTGCAACTTTTACAG gTGCTGGATGCCAGATTTTTTGGAAGTGGTCCATCGCTTCCTTTGGCTTTTGGTGATTTAGATAGCGAAGCAACTGAGCGAGCTGAAGGGGGTATTAGCACACTAGACGCTCTATTGGCAACCACCTACTCTCGGTCGCAGATATATCTCTCCCGTCAATTGGCTCAGCTCCATCCGGAGTTGACTATGCCGATGTTTTCAG AAATAACTCATCGGCTTCAGACAGCTCGACCGACTGTTAGACAGCTTCTTTTTCGTTATCTACTTCCTTGGTTGTGTAACATGGAACTTGTCGATCCTAATCTTCCACCAATGAGTAGCGGATACAACTATCCAACTTATTGTGCCGATTTGGGAAGATCGGTCCCTGGAGCAGCCCCTAATAACATGGCGGGAGATGCAAATGACACAG GTCATCGTGAAGGTTGGGGATCAGCCGAAGCAACTGAAATGGTGTTGAATAATCTATTCTACGTCACAGTCAAGTTTGGAGACGACCACCCCAAAGAATTAGAGGATGTTTGGGCGGAATTGTGCACGTGTTGGCCCACCAATCTGCGAGTCATCCTGCGCTATCTGTTTATCGTGACGGGCATGGCGCCCGCAGAACTTCTTCCATAC GCTAAACGGGTGGTGATTTACTTGGGACGCGCCCGGCCTGAGCGCCTCCTGGATGAACTAATCAACGAATTGCAAACTATCGAGACGATGTCTTGCCTTATTGAACGAACAGAGACGCCGCCCTTTTTCCGTGTCACCAGCTTGCGGAAGACTTCATCTCATTGGGGCGAGTCTGGAACGGAGCCAGCTGCGCCCAGTGGATCCAGCGGAGGTCAGATCAACCGCCCCGAGGACGCCTCTCTCGGTATCGGTGGACTGAATGTTGAAAAAGGCACGATTCACACCAAACGTCACAGCAGCGAGGATCCTGGGATGCTTACACTAAGTGCTGCCGCAGTAGTGGCTGGTAGTGTTTGCAATGCCACGATTCCAGCCGTCAGCAAAGTGTGCTCCTCTCCTCGCCTGGACCGCTCTCGTTCACACAACGATGCTGATACAATTAACGTGACCAAGAAAGTGGTCTTGGAAGAACATCCTTCTACCATCAATCCAACCAACAACGATTACGAAGCATCTCAGCCGCATCCTCTACCCATGCCAGAGTATGGAGGTTATTTTGCGCCATTAACAGAGTTTCTGCCCAACAGTTCGCAACCAGTTAATGGATTTCATCG ATGCAATTTGGCCGTCATGTTTTTAGTCGATTTGGTGGTGGAAGGTATGGAGCAAGGAAGTGAGGTTGATTGGTCCGTCCACCTGCCACTCGTCTTGCACATGGCCATTCTGGGTTTGGATCACACTCGCCCGCTGGTCTCGGAGCATTGCAAACAGTTGCTTCTAAATTTACTTCTGGTTTTGGCTGATCATGGAGATCATCTAACTG TTGCCAAGGTTTTGCTGCAAACCAGAACGGAGCAACTGAAATACGGCCTGACTACGTCTACCTTGCCAGTTCAAAAACATAATTTCACGGAGCCGGATTTGGAGTTTGATAGCTATCTTCACGCTCCGTTTATGCAACTGGGAACGCCTACATGGTCGTCATCGGAAACTGGCGAAGACTTGTCGGGTGATGACGATGATAGTACAGAGATGCCAGCCACAGTAGCGTTGTCGGACGTCATCAAATCGCTGGTCTACTTCATTTCATCCAG ACCTGGTCAACCTCTATGGAGCTACGAAGACATTACATCCAAAGTCTGGAGCGTTCGTAGCGCCGAACAGCTGGATGTTTTTGTCCAGCACATCTGTCGCGTTTTCAGTGAATCTCTGCCTCATAGTCACTTGGAAGAAAG GTGGGCTCAAGTTGCCCTTCATCTGGCATTGTCTTCGCCTTCCAGACATTATGCAGGGCGTTCTCTTCAG ATCTTCCGAGGATTACGAGTGCCGATAACATCGCGTATGCTTACCGACATTCTTTCTCGTCTGGTTGAAACCGCTGCCGAACAGGGTGAAGACATGCAAGGTTACGTGACTGAGCTGGTGTTGACACTCGAGGCATCCGTCGAGTCTTTAGAAACGGATTTCCGACCGATGGATGTTGCGCGCGACATTTTCAAATCGACTCCTAATCTTAACAATAAAGAATGTGGTAGTCCATTCCTGGAAAGAGTGTCGGGGGCTAATCTGACACGTCGACATGCTTTTTACGGACGAACCCATCTCAGTGCTGGAAACGCTCCGTACAGTCACATTCGATCTACCAGTTACACGGCAGCCTGCGGAGACAGAAAGGCCGGTAATAACGACCTCAAAG ATCAAATGCGAGGCAGAAGCAGCAGTGGAAATGCGAACGGGGTGACTCTGTTCGCTGGCTCAAGCCTATCCCGTTCACGATCGGCCCAGTCCTTGAAG GCACTAGAGACGGGGCTTGTACAGGATGACAAGTTGGCCATTCTCGCCCAGTTATTCTGGATCGCCGTTTGCTTGTTGGAATCTGATTACGAGCACGAGTTTCTTTTGGCTCTGCGATTGCTTGAACGTGTCCTCCACCGATTACCACTCGACCGTCCTGACTGTCGTGATCGG GTGGAGAAGATGTTGCCTCAACTTAAGTGGAATAATTTCACCGGCGTCCACGCTATTGTTCTCAAAGGTTGCACTAGCCCCAATGTTTCGACTTACGAATCGACTCTGTCGTTGTTGAGCCAATTCACTCCCTTTTTGGAGATCGCCCTGATGGACCCCAGCATTGGCTCCGCTTTCGCCATCAACGTTATGGCTCTTTTACCGTACATGGTGGCCAATTATGAGGACGCTACACCACTTTGCATCCGCAGCGCAGAAAATATTGCTCAC GTAAGCACGGAAAAGGgcaaaaagatggaaaatctAGCCACGGTAATGACGCTTTACAGTCGCCGCACGTTCAGCAAGGAGAGTTTCCAATGGACCAAGTGCGTCGTTAAATACTTGCACGATTCGTACGGCTATCTGACTTTGCCTATGGTCACGTTTCTAGTTGAG GTTTTGGAACGCGGGCCAAATAGCATGCAAGGCGCTGTGCTAAGTATCTTGCACTGTCTGCTCCATTACGTCGACTTTAATTTGTCTTCCAACGCTCAACAGGTCAACGCCGACCTACTACGAGTTATTGCCAAGTATATTGAG GGCGCACACTGGAAAGAAGCCCTTAAAATACTGAAGTTGGCTGTTACCCGCTCCTCCTCACTTGTGGCCCCACCGTCATCCGCTAGCGGCCCATCAAGTGGTTGGGGATCTGATTCCAATGCCTCTTCGTTCTCTGATTCGGAGTTGTTTGTTAAAAAGGAGCTTCCAG GACGCACCATGGAGTTCACATACGATCTGTCACAAACTCCAATCATTGGTCGACGACACGCCGGTCTTACTGCAGAGTCTTATCGACCAAAAGATCCATTCACATCCGCCAGTGAAGCTGATACCAAAGTTTCAGCCagcaaagaagagaaaggaacCGGCAATGGCGCATCGTCTCCCCGACGATCTGTCTCACTTTCATCCGCCgattcttcttccatctcggGCTGGAAGAGACCCTGGCTCTCACAA GCTCGTGTTCGCGAATCTCTAGTCAACTTGTTAACTGCATTCGGCCAACGAGTAGGCCTGCCCAAAAGCCCATCG GTTATCTTCAGCCAAAGTTCGGAACTATTGGAAAGGCAGTCGAGCATGGCGTCATCGATGGAAGAGGTATCCACGCAACAGGATCTATCGGGCGATTCCAAATTGGATGACTCGGTCACAACAGACCAACAGTTTGGCGTGTTCAAGGACTTTGACTTCCTCGAATACGAGTTGGAATCTCAGGAAGATGAAGGAATGGATCAGTTCAATTGGGGAGTTCACCGACACTCTCTGTCTAGTTTGAACGCTgaaggagagaaggagaaCACTGCTCAAGCTACTCCAAGCCATTCGTCGAGAAAG gatCACGGTATCGAGGAGTCGTCCGACGATGATATGGGTTCAGTTTCACCGTTAGATGACATGGAAGCGGGATTGGGGCATAGTATAAATGAGTTCCCCAGCATGACCATCACACGGGACCTACCCTCATCATTGCCACTCGATCTCAATTCCAGTCACTCTGAAATCCATTCAGATTCTTC ACAAAGCGAGTGTAGTGAAGGTGATGGAGGTGACGTAACTCCGTGTAACCTTTCACCTTGTATTATCGGCCCCATGGCGTCCGTGACTCCCCCAAACTTTATGAGGGCAGAAGATACGGCGACTCAACCCCACAGCAGTTTGGAAGATATCGATCCCACTTGGAGAACTCATTTCCAAGTTCTTGTGTCAGAGGGTGGCCCTTCTCAATTAGTTTCATCTCTTCATTATCTCCCGAAACTTTTCCGA GATGTACGTGCTAAAGTGCTTTCAGCAACCCGAGAATGTTGTCATTATCTCCAAAATTCCCAGGGGAACGGAGCAGCTGTGTTGAGGCAGATATGCGCCAACTTTCAA GCAACAGCCGATGTGGTGGCCACCCGTTGTGAGTGTCCGTTCATATTCTGCGAGAGCAGCCTCAACGACTGGGCTCACAGTCGCTATTGGAAGCGATTACGCTTTACTTTGATGGAATTTTACGAACACAGTGAAACGTGCACCGACAGGAGAGAGCATGCCTTGGAG TGTCTTGGCTTGGTGCAGTCAACATTGAAGCTTCAAATGATGGGGGAAACGTTCCCTGAGCAAACTCACGACGAACAACACTATGACCTATGTCGTTACCTGTATCGGCTCCACTTTCAAGTATTGCTTTTTATGGAGAACTCGGCCAAGTTGGTGAATGCGTTGCAGAATGTTGCCACAGCGCACGAG ATGTTAGACATGTCATCAGACATTGGTCTGATACGTATGGGGCTGTATCAAGCCCTCGAAGAAATTGAACTAGATTCGCTGGATGGCAGCCAAGCCACTCCGACTGATATGTCATTGAATGATGCTTCCATTCAGGaggaaatgaatatcaaaGAGCTGGAATACAATTTATTGGAACTCTTGATGAATAAGCGATTCGTCAAAGCTTTGCGCTTGACGCGGCAATATCG TCAATGTTGGCCACACGATTACTTTGGAACGAGTGATGACGAAGAATTGGCGGCCATTATGCGAGTTTACGGACGATACATTGCCAGCAAGAAATcat GCGCTATAATTGCCACTTGCCCCGACGAATCCTCTTTGGCTGACAGTAGTGGTGTCATAATGGATTTTAATATGCAGACGCAGTCGACGCTAAAAGCTCTAGAAAAATCGCTCATGATCATTTCGGATTCACGCAGCGACCGCTCCGATTACAGTGTCCGTAAAACtgaatgttaa